One Nicotiana tomentosiformis chromosome 4, ASM39032v3, whole genome shotgun sequence genomic window carries:
- the LOC104099362 gene encoding uncharacterized protein → MPTDQASELYIIQDADEWSRRSRQQEHQEDIEKNGDNYKQWHEKLPFSLLGYRTTVRMSTGETPYLLVYGIVAVIPAEVEIPSLRIIQEAELNDAEWIQSPYEQLALIDGKRMNAVCHSQLYENRLVRAFNKMVRSRQFTPGQLVLKRIFPHQNEAKGKFSPNWQGPYMVHRVLIGGVLILAEMDGEIWPKPIN, encoded by the exons atgcctacag atcaagcatcagaACTCTACATCATACAGGATGCAGATGAATGGagccgtagaagccgccaacaagaacatcaagaagatattgagaaaAATGGGGACaactacaagcaatggcacgagaagctaccattttCATTGCTCGGGTACCGCACCACAGTTCGTATGTCTACTGGGGAAACCCCCTATCTACTGGTCTATGGTATCGTAGCCGTTATTCCCGCCGAAGTGGAGATTccttccttaagaatcatacaagaggccgAGCTCAACGACGCAGAATGGATACAGAGTCCGtatgaacaactggctctcattgatggtaagAGGATGAATGCAGTATGTCACAGCCAACTCTACGAGAATAGGTTGGTGAGGGCTTTCAACAAAATGGTTAGATcgaggcaattcacaccggggcaattggtgcTGAAACGCATCTTCCCACATCAGAATGAAGCAAAAGGGAAATTCTCACCtaactggcaaggcccttacatggttcaccgagtactgaTAGGAGGAGtgcttatacttgcagaaatggatggagaaatatggccaaaacctatTAACTGA